Proteins encoded by one window of Ovis canadensis isolate MfBH-ARS-UI-01 breed Bighorn chromosome 14, ARS-UI_OviCan_v2, whole genome shotgun sequence:
- the SPACA6 gene encoding sperm acrosome membrane-associated protein 6, with amino-acid sequence MAWLAPWSAILPSLAALVVSGASAWACLLCFTSYEERLQICQIFAGLDSPDLGKCEEAFADAFKGLLDTEINYEERGQLHDAFTQMTHSLQEMAAAQGSFRVAFLHAAEKMQKIILQLKEVPACIPPCGLQEVTRRFRCRGCYSRVCDLPLDCPVQDLTVTRGRQAMFSCTVNFQLPKEEITYSWKFAGGGLRTQDPTYFRDIPRAQGYLARIRPVQPTHRGTFSCVITHDQRPLARLYFFLNVTGPPPRAETELQVSFREVLRWVPQEAEMVEPWRPSLGELLARPEALTPGNQCLLVALVALASASVTVLVWMFFRWYCSGN; translated from the exons ATGGCCTGGCTGGCCCCTTGGAGCGCCATCCTGCCCTCCCTGGCGGCCCTTGTGGTCTCTGGGGCTTCAGCCTGGGCCTGTCTCCTCTGCTTCACGTCTTACGAGGAGCGTCTCCAGATTTGCCAGATCTTCGCCGGCCTGGACAGCCCCGACCTCGGGAAGTGTGAGGAGGCCTTCGCAGATGCCTTTAAGGGGCTGCTGGACACTGAGATCA ACTACGAGGAGAGGGGCCAGCTGCACGATGCCTTCACCCAGATGACCCACTCCCTCCAGGAGATGGCCGCTGCCCAGG GGTCCTTTCGGGTTGCCTTTCTTCATGCCGCGGAGAAAATGCAGAAGATTATATTGCAGCTTAAGGAAG TGCCGGCCTGCATTCCTCCCTGCG GACTCCAGGAGGTCACCCGGCGTTTTCGCTGCCGCGGATGCTACTCCAGGGTCTGCGACCTCCCGCTTGACTGCCCAG TTCAGGACCTGACGGTGACTCGGGGTCGTCAGGCCATGTTCTCTTGcactgtgaacttccagctgCCTAAGGAAGAGATCACCTATTCCTGGAAGTTCGCAGGAGGT GGA CTCCGGACTCAAGATCCAACCTACTTCCGAGATATTCCGCGGGCCCAAGGATACCTGGCGCGGATCCGGCCGGTGCAGCCCACGCACCGCGGGACCTTCTCTTGCGTGATCACGCACGACCAGCGCCCCCTGGCGCGGCTCTACTTCTTTCTTAACG TGACGGGCCCGCCGCCGCGCGCGGAGACCGAGCTCCAGGTCTCTTTTCGGGAAGTGTTACGCTGGGTGCCGCAGGAGGCGGAGATGGTCGAACCCTGGAGGCCCAGCCTGGGCGAGCTGCTGGCCAGGCCCGAGGCTCTGACGCCGGGCAATCAGTGCCTGCTCGTGGCCCTTGTGGCCTTAGCATCAGCCAGTGTGACCGTGCTGGTGTG GATGTTTTTTCGATGGTACTGCAGCGGCAACTAA
- the HAS1 gene encoding hyaluronan synthase 1: MTQHLRTLLSPFLFPKDVPKPSQAARHCSGLVRRVLTIAFALLILGLMTWAYAAGVPLASDRYGLLAFGLYGAFLSAHLVAQSLFAYLEHRRVAAAARRAAARGPPEAATARSVALTISAYQEDPAYLRQCLVSARGLVYPRARLRVLMVVDGNRAEDLYMVDMFREVFADEDPATYVWDGNYHQPWEPAAAGAPGEGAYREVEAEDPGRLAVEALVRTRRCVCVAQRWGGKREVMYTAFKALGDSVDYVQVCDSDTRLDPMALLELVRVLDEDPHVGAVGGDVRILNPLDSWVSFLSSLRYWVAFNVERACQSYFHCVSCISGPLGLYRNNLLQQFLEAWYNQKFLGTHCTFGDDRHLTNRMLSMGYATKYTSRSRCYSETPSSFLRWLSQQTRWSKSYFREWLYNALWWHRHHAWMTYEAVVSGLFPFFVAATVLRLFYAGRPWTLLWVLLCVQGVALAKAAFAAWLRGCLRMLLLSLYAPLYMGGLLPAKFLALATMNQSGWGTSGRRKLAANYVPVLPLALWALLLLGGLVRSVVHEARADWSGPSRAAEARHLAAGAGAYVGYWAVMLTLYWVGVRRLCRRRAGGYRVQV; the protein is encoded by the exons CATCTCAGGACTcttctttccccctttctcttcCCAAAGGACGTGCCCAAGCCGAGCCAGGCAGCCCGCCACTGCTCCGGCCTCGTCCGCCGGGTTCTGACCATCGCCTTCGCGCTGCTCATTCTGGGCCTCATGACCTGGGCCTATGCCGCCGGCGTGCCGCTGGCCTCCGATCGCTACGGCCTCCTGGCCTTTGGCCTCTACGGGGCCTTCCTCTCGGCGCACCTGGTGGCGCAGAGCCTCTTCGCCTACCTGGAGCACCGgcgggtggcggcggcggcgcggcgcgCGGCGGCGCGGGGGCCCCCGGAGGCGGCCACGGCGCGCAGCGTGGCGCTCACCATCTCCGCGTACCAGGAGGACCCCGCGTACCTGCGCCAGTGCCTGGTGTCGGCCCGAGGCCTGGTGTACCCGCGCGCGCGCCTGCGCGTCCTCATGGTGGTGGACGGCAACCGCGCCGAGGACCTGTACATGGTCGACATGTTCCGCGAGGTCTTTGCCGACGAGGACCCCGCCACCTATGTGTGGGACGGTAACTATCACCAGCCCTGGGAgccggcggcggcgggcgcgccGGGCGAGGGAGCCTACCGCGAGGTGGAGGCCGAGGACCCCGGGCGCCTGGCGGTGGAGGCGCTGGTGAGGACGCGCAGGTGCGTGTGCGTGGCGCAGCGCTGGGGCGGCAAGCGCGAGGTCATGTACACGGCCTTCAAGGCTCTCGGCGACTCGGTGGACTACGTGCAG GTTTGTGACTCAGACACGAGGCTGGACCCCATGGCGCTGCTGGAGCTGGTGCGGGTGCTGGACGAGGACCCCCATGTAGGGGCTGTTGGGGGTGATGTACGGATCCTGAACCCGCTGGACTCCTGGGTCAGCTTCCTAAGCAGCCTGCGGTACTGGGTGGCCTTCAATGTGGAGCGGGCTTGTCAGAGCTACTTCCACTGCGTGTCCTGCATCAGCGGGCCCCTAG GCCTATACAGGAACAACCTCCTGCAGCAGTTCCTCGAGGCCTGGTACAACCAGAAGTTCCTGGGCACCCACTGCACCTTTGGGGATGACCGCCACCTCACCAATCGCATGCTCAGCATGGGCTATGCCACCAA gtaCACCTCGCGGTCGCGCTGCTACTCGGAGACGCCCTCGTCCTTCCTGCGCTGGCTGAGCCAGCAGACGCGCTGGTCCAAGTCGTACTTCCGCGAGTGGCTCTACAATGCGCTCTGGTGGCACCGGCACCACGCGTGGATGACCTACGAGGCGGTGGTCTCGGGGCTCTTCCCTTTCTTCGTGGCGGCCACGGTGCTGCGGCTCTTCTACGCGGGCCGCCCCTGGACGCTGCTCTGGGTGCTGCTCTGCGTGCAGGGCGTGGCGCTGGCCAAGGCGGCATTCGCGGCCTGGCTGCGGGGCTGCCTGCGGATGCTGCTGCTCTCGCTCTACGCGCCCCTCTACATGGGCGGCCTCCTGCCGGCCAAGTTCCTGGCGCTGGCCACCATGAACCAGAGCGGCTGGGGCACGTCGGGCCGCCGCAAGCTGGCCGCCAACTACGTGCCCGTGCTGCCCCTGGCCCTCTGGGCGCTGCTGCTGCTCGGGGGCCTGGTCCGCAGCGTGGTCCACGAGGCCCGGGCCGACTGGAGCGGCCCCTCCCGGGCGGCCGAGGCCCGCCATCTGGCCGCGGGCGCCGGCGCTTATGTGGGCTACTGGGCCGTGATGCTGACCCTCTACTGGGTGGGCGTGCGAAGGCTCTGCCGGCGGCGGGCGGGAGGCTACCGCGTCCAGGTGTGA